A genomic region of Mesobacillus jeotgali contains the following coding sequences:
- a CDS encoding DUF4386 domain-containing protein yields the protein MTTNNNMQRKAAVISAIALLIMTLAAFFSQGYVHSSLVINGDEVTTLENIQASQSLFRLEILGWIIILITDLIVSWGFYVFLKPFHREYALLAGWLRLLYTAILGIAVSQLVIANSTLHESVTGEALGTIPQQVMRSITAFEEIWSVGLIIFGIHLITVGLVAMNTKKIPKVLSFLVILAGFSYSLIHFMYGFIPQLEGFTKILEMILIAPMFIGELGFGIWLLVKGRKLTID from the coding sequence ATGACAACAAATAATAATATGCAACGAAAAGCAGCCGTCATTTCAGCTATCGCATTGCTCATTATGACGCTGGCGGCATTTTTTTCTCAGGGATATGTACACAGTTCGTTAGTGATTAATGGAGATGAGGTAACTACTTTAGAAAACATCCAAGCATCTCAATCCTTGTTCAGACTTGAGATACTTGGATGGATAATCATTCTCATTACGGATCTAATTGTATCATGGGGCTTTTACGTGTTTTTGAAGCCTTTTCATCGCGAATACGCATTATTGGCTGGTTGGCTCCGTTTGCTTTACACAGCAATTTTGGGAATTGCGGTATCACAACTCGTTATCGCTAATAGTACCCTTCATGAATCAGTGACAGGTGAGGCATTGGGTACTATACCACAACAAGTTATGCGGTCCATCACAGCATTTGAAGAAATATGGTCAGTGGGATTAATCATTTTTGGGATACATCTTATCACAGTCGGCTTGGTAGCAATGAATACAAAAAAGATACCCAAAGTCCTTAGCTTTCTAGTAATCTTAGCAGGCTTCAGCTACTCGCTCATTCATTTCATGTACGGATTTATTCCACAGCTTGAAGGTTTTACCAAAATATTAGAAATGATTCTTATTGCTCCGATGTTTATTGGAGAATTAGGTTTTGGTATCTGGTTATTAGTAAAAGGGAGAAAACTGACTATAGATTAA
- a CDS encoding Crp/Fnr family transcriptional regulator, protein MKDVLIQYMKRFSDLSEAELKKLTLDVPVATFKKGTILLHQGEVPDKCYFVLKGCVRQYAVDENGNENTYNFFTEERSVTIFNQHTPDKASPYSLGCLEDCTLVVGDLATEQEVYDMHPVLEAMTRKMIEGDMGAMRDDFSSFISSTPEERYHALMKKRPDLIDRVPQYQLASYLGIKPESLSRIKKRSEASHLRIVD, encoded by the coding sequence ATGAAAGATGTACTCATCCAATATATGAAACGTTTTTCTGACCTCAGTGAAGCAGAATTAAAAAAACTGACATTAGATGTTCCTGTTGCTACTTTTAAGAAAGGAACTATCCTTCTACATCAAGGAGAAGTTCCTGACAAATGCTATTTTGTCTTAAAAGGCTGTGTACGTCAGTATGCTGTTGATGAAAATGGAAATGAGAATACTTACAATTTCTTTACGGAAGAACGAAGTGTAACGATCTTTAATCAACATACTCCGGATAAAGCTTCGCCATACTCGCTTGGCTGTTTGGAGGACTGTACGCTTGTTGTAGGCGATTTAGCTACTGAGCAGGAAGTTTACGACATGCATCCGGTATTAGAGGCTATGACTCGCAAAATGATTGAAGGAGATATGGGTGCTATGAGGGATGATTTCTCCTCCTTCATTTCTTCGACTCCAGAAGAGCGATATCATGCTTTGATGAAAAAAAGACCAGATTTAATTGACCGAGTTCCCCAGTACCAACTAGCAAGCTACCTTGGAATAAAACCAGAGTCCCTTAGTCGTATTAAAAAACGCTCAGAAGCAAGTCACCTCAGAATTGTTGATTAG